In Geminocystis sp. NIES-3709, a single genomic region encodes these proteins:
- a CDS encoding glutathione S-transferase family protein, which yields MGLLVNGVWSNQLYDAVTDQGKFIRQASQFRNWITSNGSAGITGKGGFKAESGRYHLYISLACPWAHRTLIFRTLKRLENMITISIVNWFMGENGWTFAEDEGVISDPLFNAEYLYQIYTEGDANYTGKVTVPVLWDKETHTIVNNESAEIIRMFNSAFNRIGGKENDYYPKDLRQEIDSLNDRIYHNINNGVYKCGFATTQQAYEEELIPLFETLDWLEEKLSRQRYLTGDRITEADWRLFPTLVRFDAVYVGHFKCNIRRIVDYPNIWGYLRELYQIEGIAQTVNFRHIKRHYYQSHKTINPTGIVPFGPEIDFLLPVDRF from the coding sequence ATGGGACTTCTAGTTAATGGTGTTTGGTCTAATCAATTGTATGATGCAGTTACAGATCAGGGCAAATTTATTCGTCAAGCATCCCAGTTTCGTAACTGGATTACCTCTAATGGCAGTGCAGGAATCACGGGCAAAGGCGGTTTTAAGGCAGAATCAGGACGTTACCATCTCTATATATCATTAGCTTGTCCTTGGGCTCATCGTACTTTGATTTTTCGCACTTTAAAAAGACTAGAAAATATGATAACCATATCGATCGTCAATTGGTTTATGGGGGAAAATGGTTGGACATTTGCCGAAGATGAAGGGGTAATCAGTGATCCTTTATTTAATGCTGAATACTTATATCAAATTTATACGGAAGGTGATGCTAATTATACGGGTAAAGTAACAGTTCCTGTCCTTTGGGATAAAGAAACTCACACTATTGTTAATAATGAATCGGCAGAAATTATCCGAATGTTTAATAGTGCTTTCAATCGTATCGGTGGGAAAGAAAATGACTATTATCCTAAAGATTTAAGACAAGAAATTGATAGTTTAAACGATCGTATATATCATAATATCAATAATGGGGTTTATAAATGTGGTTTTGCCACTACTCAACAAGCCTATGAGGAAGAATTAATTCCTCTATTTGAAACCCTTGACTGGTTAGAAGAAAAACTCTCTCGTCAACGGTATCTTACAGGCGATCGTATTACAGAAGCAGACTGGCGATTATTTCCTACTTTAGTCCGTTTTGATGCGGTTTATGTTGGGCATTTTAAATGCAATATTCGTCGAATTGTTGACTATCCAAATATTTGGGGTTATCTACGAGAACTTTACCAAATAGAAGGTATTGCACAAACTGTGAATTTTAGACATATCAAAAGACATTATTATCAAAGTCATAAAACGATTAATCCTACAGGAATTGTACCATTCGGTCCAGAAATTGATTTTTTATTACCAGTTGATCGATTTTAA
- a CDS encoding mechanosensitive ion channel domain-containing protein, producing the protein MIKWLNNIFTNPLFSLKGNSISLGWILQVLGLLILVTLFARFTKKFLKNRILLTFKISDSNREVISTFIAFSIASIGYIIAIQTMGINLTSLAVIIGGLGVGIGFGFQDLTRNLISGVTLLAEGKLKVGNLIQFQEKLGYIREISIRCTVVKTIEGSELIIPNTELTNSTVINWNYDNCQGRIEIKIGIAYGSDLLLVTDVLLKSASLIKEVLHNPPPKVIFLGFGDNALDFALWIWVNKINLTPFIKSSLLYVIEHNLRKNNIKIPFPQRDIWLQNVDSFEDIQNIPKQVLTPHESLKELLFKFNLFHDFDDLQLIRLIEMSSQRYLYPEEILIKQGEYGDFFALILEGEIEAILETNITKNSLFFFTQGQYFGELPLLLNTPYPTTMKATKLTRLFLINGENFHNLIKEYPFLAEQIIQELSDRQNIIQLCQKQLQEMGLLQQEEIKNPLLWLRKYFKQIFTCET; encoded by the coding sequence ATGATTAAATGGTTGAATAATATTTTTACAAATCCCTTATTTTCTTTAAAAGGAAATAGTATTTCTTTAGGATGGATTTTGCAAGTTCTAGGATTACTAATTTTAGTTACTCTTTTTGCTAGATTTACTAAAAAATTTTTAAAAAATAGAATTCTTTTAACTTTTAAAATTAGTGATAGTAATAGAGAAGTCATTTCCACTTTTATAGCTTTTAGTATCGCCAGTATTGGTTATATAATAGCTATTCAAACTATGGGAATTAATTTAACATCTTTAGCTGTAATAATTGGAGGTTTAGGAGTTGGTATCGGCTTTGGTTTTCAGGATTTAACTCGTAACTTAATCAGTGGAGTTACCTTGTTAGCAGAAGGAAAATTAAAAGTCGGAAATCTAATTCAATTTCAAGAAAAGTTAGGATATATCAGAGAAATATCGATTCGTTGTACCGTTGTTAAAACTATTGAAGGTTCAGAATTAATTATTCCCAATACAGAGTTAACAAATAGTACTGTTATCAATTGGAATTATGATAATTGTCAGGGTAGAATTGAAATTAAAATAGGTATAGCTTACGGTAGTGATTTATTACTTGTGACGGATGTTTTATTAAAGTCTGCTTCTCTGATAAAAGAGGTTTTACATAATCCACCACCAAAGGTTATATTTCTTGGTTTCGGAGATAATGCGTTAGATTTTGCTTTATGGATATGGGTTAACAAAATTAATCTTACTCCTTTTATTAAAAGTTCTTTACTCTATGTTATTGAACATAATCTAAGAAAAAATAATATTAAAATTCCTTTTCCTCAAAGAGATATTTGGTTACAAAATGTTGATTCTTTTGAGGATATTCAAAACATCCCAAAACAAGTATTAACCCCCCATGAGTCTTTAAAAGAATTGTTATTCAAATTTAACTTATTTCATGATTTTGATGATTTACAATTAATCCGTTTAATAGAAATGAGTAGTCAGCGTTATTTATATCCAGAAGAAATTCTTATTAAACAGGGAGAATACGGGGATTTTTTCGCTCTGATTTTAGAAGGAGAAATTGAGGCAATTTTAGAGACAAATATAACTAAAAATTCTTTATTTTTCTTTACTCAAGGGCAATATTTTGGAGAATTACCACTACTTTTAAATACTCCTTATCCGACTACAATGAAGGCTACAAAACTAACAAGGTTATTCTTAATCAATGGAGAAAATTTCCATAATTTAATTAAAGAATATCCTTTTTTAGCGGAACAAATTATTCAAGAATTAAGCGATCGACAAAATATAATTCAACTTTGTCAAAAACAATTACAAGAAATGGGATTACTCCAACAAGAAGAAATTAAAAACCCTCTCCTTTGGCTTCGTAAATATTTCAAACAAATTTTTACTTGTGAAACATAG
- a CDS encoding alkene reductase, translating to MVNLNIFSPFHLGDYILPNRIIMAPMTRLRANSDGTPTELMGTYYAQRATAGLIITEATMISPLSHGYMNCPGIYNDKQTEGWKLVVEKVHQQQGKIFLQLWHSGRISHPALLNGELPIAPSEISAVGHLHTPIGKVSLETPRALDIKEIPLIVEQFYQASVNALNAGFDGVELHGAFGYLIDQFLQDSSNKRTDEYGGSIANRSRFLLEIVEAVRGVWGDKKVGIKLSPSNTFYGISDSNPVNLFSYILNVLNDYNLAYIHLMEPSDIDLATGNVITSVLDTFKNFYNGTIITNGGYDKSKANDVISSEKADLVSFGRPFIANPDLVTRLEISASLNETDGKTIYGQGTNNAEHGYTDYPFLT from the coding sequence ATGGTGAATCTTAATATTTTTTCTCCTTTTCACTTAGGAGATTATATCTTGCCTAATAGGATTATTATGGCACCTATGACTCGTTTAAGAGCAAATAGTGACGGAACTCCAACAGAGTTAATGGGAACTTATTATGCTCAAAGAGCAACGGCAGGATTGATCATAACTGAAGCTACAATGATTTCCCCTTTATCTCATGGCTATATGAATTGTCCGGGTATTTATAATGATAAACAAACGGAAGGTTGGAAATTAGTTGTCGAAAAAGTACATCAACAACAAGGAAAAATTTTTCTGCAATTGTGGCATAGTGGTAGAATTTCTCATCCTGCTTTATTGAATGGTGAATTACCGATCGCACCTAGTGAAATTTCCGCCGTTGGACATTTACACACCCCCATTGGTAAAGTATCTTTAGAAACTCCTCGTGCTTTAGATATTAAAGAAATCCCTTTAATTGTTGAGCAGTTTTATCAGGCTTCAGTTAATGCATTGAATGCTGGTTTTGATGGTGTAGAGTTACATGGTGCATTCGGTTATTTAATTGACCAATTTTTACAAGATAGCTCTAATAAACGTACTGATGAATATGGAGGATCGATCGCTAATCGTAGTCGTTTTTTGTTAGAAATAGTCGAAGCTGTTAGAGGTGTTTGGGGAGATAAAAAAGTAGGAATTAAACTTTCTCCTAGCAACACTTTTTACGGAATATCTGATTCTAATCCGGTGAATTTATTTAGCTATATTTTAAATGTTTTAAATGACTATAATTTAGCTTATATTCATCTAATGGAACCTAGTGATATAGACTTAGCAACTGGTAATGTTATTACGTCGGTATTAGATACTTTTAAAAATTTTTATAACGGCACAATTATTACTAATGGGGGTTATGATAAAAGCAAAGCTAATGATGTAATTTCTTCGGAAAAAGCTGATTTAGTGTCTTTTGGCCGGCCTTTTATTGCTAATCCCGATTTGGTAACACGTTTAGAAATTTCTGCATCATTGAATGAAACTGACGGAAAAACAATCTATGGTCAAGGTACAAATAATGCTGAACACGGATACACAGATTATCCTTTTTTAACTTAA